The Streptomyces kanamyceticus genome window below encodes:
- the dnaE gene encoding DNA polymerase III subunit alpha, with product MATPTTRCCSDQEWHPLTDKPPFTHLHVHTQYSLLDGAARLKDMFDAANEMGMTHIAMSDHGNLHGAYDFFHTAKKAGVTPIIGIEAYVAPESRRNKRKIQWGQPHQKRDDVSGSGGYTHKTIWAANETGLHNLFKLSSDAYAEGWLQKWPRMDKETISQWSEGLIASTGCPSGELQTRLRLGQFDEAVKAAAEYQDIFGKDRYFLELMDHGIDIERRVRDDLLRVGKKLGIPPLVTNDSHYTYAHESVAHDALLCIQTGKNLSDPDRFRFDGTGYYLKSTDEMYAIDSSDAWQEGCRNTLLVAEQIDTTGMFEKRDLMPKFEIPEGFTEVTWFREEVFNGMRRRFPQGWDERYQKLVEYEMDIIIQMGFPGYFLVVADFIMWAKNNGIAVGPGRGSAAGSLVSYAMGVTDLDPITHGLIFERFLNPERVSMPDVDIDFDERRRVEVIRYVTEKYGADKVAMIGTYGKIKAKNAIKDSARVLGYPYAMGDRLTKAMPADVGGAGIELAGITDPAHPRYGEAGEIRGMYENEPDVKKVIDTAKGVEGLVRQMGVHAAGVIMSSEPIVDHAPLWTRHTDGVTITQWDYPQCESLGLLKMDFLGLRNLTIMDDAVKMVRANTGAELELLELPLDDTTTYELLGRGDTLGVFQFDGNAMRSLFRLMKPDQFEDITAVTALYRPGPMGMNSHTNYALRKNGQQEITPIHAELEEPLREVLGLTFGLVVYQEQVQKAAQVLAGYTLGQADLLRRAMGKKKKEVLDKEFIPFREGCRERGYSDAAIQAVWDVLVPFAGYAFNKAHAAAYALVSYWTAYLKANHPAEYMAAVLTSVRDDKDKSAVYLNECRRMGIKVLPPDVNESVHHFAAQGDDVILFGLEAVRNVGTNVVDAVIRSRKAKGRFTSFPDYLDKVEAAACNKRTTESLIKAGAFDTMGHTRKGLSAQYEPMIDNVVAVKRKEAEGQFDLFGDGGAGDGGEPGFGLDVEFSEDEWEKTYLLAQEREMLGLYVSDHPLFGLEHVLSDKADAGIGQLTGGDFSDGAVLTIGGIVSGLQRKMTKQGNAWAIATVEDLAGSVDCMFFPATYQLIATQLVEDAVVFVKGRLDKREDVPRLVAMEMRVPDLSRVGEDAPVHLDLREAQVTADAVRRLKEVLHAHPGPTEVRLRVRGRAKTTVYRLGYHVEVRPAFWADLKAAVVMTT from the coding sequence ATGGCCACTCCGACAACGCGCTGTTGTAGCGATCAGGAGTGGCATCCCTTGACCGACAAGCCGCCTTTCACGCATCTGCACGTACATACGCAGTACTCGCTGCTCGACGGTGCCGCGCGGCTCAAGGACATGTTCGACGCGGCCAATGAGATGGGCATGACCCATATCGCGATGTCGGACCACGGAAACCTGCACGGTGCGTACGACTTCTTCCATACGGCGAAGAAGGCGGGGGTGACGCCGATCATCGGGATCGAGGCGTACGTCGCCCCGGAGTCGCGTCGGAACAAGCGGAAGATCCAGTGGGGCCAGCCGCACCAGAAGCGCGACGACGTGTCGGGTTCGGGTGGCTATACGCACAAAACGATCTGGGCGGCGAACGAGACGGGGCTGCACAACCTCTTCAAGCTGTCCTCGGACGCCTACGCCGAGGGCTGGCTGCAGAAGTGGCCGCGCATGGACAAGGAGACCATCTCGCAGTGGTCGGAGGGCCTGATCGCCTCCACCGGCTGCCCCTCGGGTGAGTTGCAGACGCGGTTGCGCCTGGGGCAGTTCGACGAGGCGGTGAAGGCGGCCGCCGAGTACCAGGACATCTTTGGCAAGGACCGGTACTTCCTGGAGTTGATGGATCACGGCATCGACATCGAGCGCCGGGTCCGCGATGACCTGCTGCGGGTGGGCAAGAAGCTCGGCATTCCGCCGCTGGTGACGAACGACTCGCACTACACGTACGCGCACGAGTCCGTGGCGCACGATGCCCTGCTGTGCATCCAGACCGGTAAGAACCTGTCCGACCCGGACCGTTTCCGGTTCGACGGGACGGGTTATTACCTGAAGTCGACGGATGAGATGTACGCGATCGATTCGTCGGACGCGTGGCAGGAGGGCTGCCGGAACACGCTTTTGGTGGCCGAGCAGATCGATACGACCGGCATGTTCGAGAAGCGCGATCTGATGCCGAAGTTCGAGATCCCGGAGGGCTTCACCGAAGTCACCTGGTTCCGGGAAGAGGTCTTCAACGGGATGCGGCGGCGCTTTCCCCAGGGGTGGGACGAGCGCTATCAGAAGCTGGTCGAGTACGAGATGGACATCATCATCCAGATGGGGTTCCCCGGATATTTCCTCGTGGTCGCCGACTTCATCATGTGGGCCAAGAACAACGGCATCGCGGTCGGCCCGGGGCGCGGTTCGGCGGCAGGCTCCCTGGTGTCGTACGCGATGGGGGTCACCGACCTCGACCCGATCACGCACGGGCTGATCTTCGAGCGGTTCCTGAATCCCGAGCGCGTCTCCATGCCCGATGTCGACATCGACTTCGACGAGCGTAGGCGCGTCGAGGTGATCAGGTACGTGACGGAGAAGTACGGCGCCGACAAGGTCGCCATGATCGGCACGTACGGAAAGATCAAGGCGAAGAACGCCATCAAGGACTCCGCGCGCGTGCTCGGATATCCGTACGCGATGGGCGACCGGCTCACCAAGGCGATGCCCGCCGACGTGGGCGGCGCCGGAATCGAATTGGCCGGGATCACCGATCCCGCGCATCCCCGCTACGGCGAGGCGGGGGAGATCCGGGGGATGTACGAGAACGAGCCGGACGTGAAGAAGGTCATCGACACCGCGAAGGGTGTGGAGGGCCTGGTCCGGCAGATGGGTGTGCACGCGGCGGGCGTGATCATGTCCAGCGAGCCGATCGTGGACCACGCGCCGCTGTGGACGCGGCACACCGACGGCGTGACCATCACGCAGTGGGACTACCCGCAGTGCGAGTCGCTCGGCCTGCTCAAGATGGACTTCCTGGGCCTGCGCAACCTCACCATCATGGACGACGCGGTGAAGATGGTGCGCGCCAACACCGGTGCGGAACTGGAGCTGTTGGAGCTTCCGCTCGACGACACCACGACGTACGAATTGCTCGGGCGTGGTGACACGCTCGGGGTCTTCCAGTTCGACGGAAACGCCATGCGGTCGCTGTTCCGGCTGATGAAACCCGACCAGTTCGAGGACATCACGGCCGTCACCGCGCTCTACCGGCCGGGGCCGATGGGCATGAACTCCCATACGAACTACGCCCTGCGCAAGAACGGGCAGCAGGAAATCACCCCCATCCACGCGGAACTCGAAGAGCCGCTGCGCGAGGTGCTCGGGCTCACCTTCGGCCTCGTCGTCTATCAGGAGCAGGTGCAGAAGGCGGCGCAGGTCCTCGCCGGATACACCCTGGGGCAGGCCGATCTGCTGCGGCGGGCCATGGGAAAGAAGAAGAAGGAGGTCCTCGACAAGGAGTTCATCCCCTTCCGGGAGGGATGCAGGGAACGCGGGTACTCCGACGCGGCGATCCAGGCCGTGTGGGACGTCCTGGTGCCCTTCGCCGGTTACGCGTTCAACAAGGCGCATGCCGCCGCGTACGCGCTCGTCTCGTACTGGACCGCCTATCTGAAGGCGAACCACCCGGCCGAGTACATGGCGGCCGTCCTCACGTCGGTGCGTGACGACAAGGACAAGTCGGCGGTCTATCTGAACGAGTGCCGCCGCATGGGCATCAAGGTGCTGCCGCCGGACGTGAACGAGTCGGTGCACCATTTCGCCGCGCAGGGCGACGACGTGATCCTCTTCGGTCTGGAGGCCGTCCGTAACGTCGGGACGAACGTCGTGGACGCCGTCATCCGGTCGCGGAAGGCGAAGGGGCGGTTCACCTCCTTTCCCGACTACCTCGACAAGGTGGAGGCCGCCGCGTGCAACAAGCGCACTACGGAGTCGCTGATCAAGGCGGGCGCGTTCGACACCATGGGGCACACCCGCAAGGGCCTTTCCGCGCAGTACGAGCCGATGATCGACAACGTGGTCGCGGTCAAGCGGAAGGAGGCGGAAGGTCAGTTCGACCTCTTCGGGGACGGCGGTGCGGGAGACGGTGGTGAGCCGGGCTTCGGGCTCGACGTGGAGTTCTCCGAGGACGAGTGGGAGAAGACGTATCTGCTCGCCCAGGAGCGGGAGATGCTCGGTCTGTACGTCTCCGACCACCCGCTCTTCGGCCTGGAGCACGTCCTGTCCGACAAGGCCGACGCGGGCATCGGGCAGCTGACCGGCGGTGACTTCTCCGACGGCGCCGTACTCACCATCGGCGGCATCGTCTCGGGCCTCCAGCGCAAGATGACCAAGCAGGGCAACGCCTGGGCCATCGCGACCGTGGAGGACCTCGCGGGCTCCGTCGACTGCATGTTCTTCCCCGCGACGTACCAACTGATCGCCACTCAACTCGTCGAGGACGCCGTGGTGTTCGTCAAGGGACGCCTGGACAAGCGCGAGGACGTGCCGCGGCTCGTCGCCATGGAGATGCGCGTCCCCGATCTGAGCCGAGTGGGGGAGGACGCGCCCGTCCACCTCGATCTGCGCGAGGCGCAGGTGACGGCGGACGCGGTCCGGCGGCTGAAAGAGGTCCTGCACGCGCACCCGGGGCCGACCGAGGTGCGGCTCCGGGTGCGCGGCCGGGCGAAGACGACCGTCTACCGCCTCGGGTACCACGTGGAGGTGCGGCCCGCGTTCTGGGCCGACCTCAAGGCCGCGGTGGTTATGACCACTTGA
- the ilvN gene encoding acetolactate synthase small subunit translates to MSTKHTLSVLVENKPGVLARITALFSRRGFNIDSLAVGVTEHPDISRITIVVNVEDLPLEQVTKQLNKLVNVLKIVELEPDAAVARELVLAKVRADNETRSQIVEIVQLFRAKTVDVSPEAVTVEATGSSDKLEAMLKMLEPFGIKELVQSGTIAIGRGSRSITDRSLRALDRSA, encoded by the coding sequence ATGTCCACCAAGCACACGCTCTCCGTCCTGGTCGAGAACAAGCCCGGTGTCCTCGCCCGGATCACCGCCCTGTTCTCCCGCCGCGGCTTCAACATCGACTCGCTCGCCGTGGGCGTCACCGAGCACCCCGACATCTCACGCATCACCATCGTCGTGAACGTCGAGGACCTGCCGCTCGAACAGGTCACCAAACAGCTCAACAAGCTGGTCAACGTCCTGAAGATCGTCGAACTCGAGCCGGACGCCGCGGTGGCGCGCGAACTGGTCCTTGCCAAGGTCCGCGCCGACAACGAGACCCGCTCGCAGATCGTCGAGATCGTCCAGCTGTTCCGCGCCAAGACCGTCGACGTCTCCCCGGAGGCCGTCACCGTCGAGGCCACCGGCAGCAGCGACAAGCTGGAGGCCATGCTCAAGATGCTGGAGCCCTTCGGCATCAAGGAGCTCGTCCAGTCCGGCACCATCGCGATCGGCCGGGGCTCCCGCTCCATCACCGACCGCAGCCTGCGGGCGCTCGACCGCTCGGCCTGA
- a CDS encoding TetR/AcrR family transcriptional regulator has product MGHREDLLEGAKRCLLDKGFVRTTAREIVKESGTNLASIGYHYGSKDALLVEAFLALLEETTGTFGQAPPDGGAGEVGSFERFQETWEGVIRSFPESRSLWMLNLEVVTQGDRLAGVRELLAKAQVEGRRGLASVFTGVPEGDVPDDVVEAEGRLYSVLLNGLLVQWLFDPETATTAEQLTEGMRRVMDRAATKA; this is encoded by the coding sequence ATGGGACACCGCGAAGATCTGCTCGAAGGCGCCAAGCGCTGCCTGCTGGACAAGGGGTTCGTCCGCACGACGGCCCGCGAGATCGTGAAGGAGTCGGGGACCAACCTCGCGTCCATCGGCTACCACTACGGATCCAAGGACGCTCTCCTCGTGGAGGCGTTCCTCGCGCTCCTGGAGGAGACGACCGGCACCTTCGGGCAGGCACCGCCCGACGGCGGTGCGGGCGAGGTCGGTTCGTTCGAGCGCTTTCAGGAGACCTGGGAGGGTGTCATCCGCTCGTTCCCGGAGTCCAGGTCCCTGTGGATGCTCAACCTGGAGGTCGTCACCCAGGGGGATCGGCTCGCCGGGGTGCGTGAACTGCTCGCCAAGGCGCAGGTGGAGGGGCGCAGGGGGCTCGCGTCGGTCTTCACCGGCGTGCCGGAGGGCGACGTCCCCGACGACGTGGTGGAGGCCGAGGGCCGCTTGTACTCGGTCCTGCTCAACGGCCTGCTCGTCCAGTGGCTCTTCGACCCCGAGACGGCGACCACCGCCGAGCAGCTCACCGAGGGAATGCGGCGCGTGATGGACCGGGCAGCCACGAAGGCCTGA
- the ilvC gene encoding ketol-acid reductoisomerase yields MAELFYDDDADLSIIQGRKVAVIGYGSQGHAHALSLRDSGVDVRVGLHEGSKSKAKAEEQGLRVVTPAEAAAEADVIMILVPDPIQAQVYEESIKDNLKDGDALFFGHGLNIRFGFIKAPEGVDVCMVAPKGPGHLVRRQYEEGRGVPCIAAVEQDATGNGFPLALSYAKGIGGTRAGVIKTTFTEETETDLFGEQAVLCGGTAALVKAGFETLTEAGYQPEIAYFECLHELKLIVDLMYEGGLEKMRWSVSETAEWGDYITGPRIITDATKAEMKKVLAEIQDGTFAQQWMDEYHGGLKKYNEYKTQDENHLLETTGKELRKLMSWVNDEE; encoded by the coding sequence GTGGCCGAGCTGTTCTACGACGACGACGCCGACCTGTCCATCATCCAGGGCCGCAAGGTCGCGGTCATCGGCTACGGCAGCCAGGGCCACGCCCACGCGCTGTCGCTGCGTGACTCGGGTGTCGACGTCCGCGTCGGTCTGCACGAGGGCTCCAAGTCCAAGGCCAAGGCCGAGGAGCAGGGCCTGCGGGTCGTCACGCCCGCCGAGGCCGCGGCCGAGGCCGACGTCATCATGATCCTGGTGCCGGACCCGATCCAGGCGCAGGTCTACGAGGAGTCCATCAAGGACAACCTCAAGGACGGCGACGCGCTGTTCTTCGGCCACGGCCTGAACATCCGCTTCGGCTTCATCAAGGCCCCCGAGGGCGTCGACGTCTGCATGGTCGCCCCCAAGGGCCCGGGCCACCTGGTCCGCCGTCAGTACGAGGAGGGCCGCGGCGTTCCGTGTATCGCGGCGGTCGAGCAGGACGCCACGGGCAACGGCTTCCCGCTGGCGCTCTCGTACGCCAAGGGCATCGGCGGCACGCGTGCGGGCGTCATCAAGACGACCTTCACCGAGGAGACCGAGACCGACCTCTTCGGCGAGCAGGCCGTCCTCTGCGGCGGTACGGCCGCGCTGGTCAAGGCGGGCTTCGAGACCCTGACCGAGGCCGGTTACCAGCCGGAGATCGCGTACTTCGAGTGCCTCCACGAGCTGAAGCTGATCGTGGACCTCATGTACGAGGGCGGCCTGGAGAAGATGCGCTGGTCCGTCTCCGAGACGGCCGAGTGGGGCGACTACATCACCGGTCCGCGGATCATCACGGACGCCACCAAGGCCGAGATGAAGAAGGTTCTCGCGGAGATCCAGGACGGCACGTTCGCCCAGCAGTGGATGGACGAGTACCACGGCGGTCTGAAGAAGTACAACGAGTACAAGACCCAGGACGAGAACCACCTCCTGGAGACCACGGGCAAGGAGCTGCGCAAGCTGATGTCTTGGGTCAACGACGAGGAGTGA
- a CDS encoding MFS transporter, which yields MQTNPRATRKEWTALAVLMLPLLLVSMDVSVLYFAIPEISADLAPSGTQQLWIFDIYAFVLAGLLMTMGSLGDRIGRRKLLLFGAAAFGLASLTAAYANSAETLIAARAVLGIGGATLMPSTLALVRNLFRDPGQRAKAIGLWQGVLVAGIALGSVLSGVLVEYFWWGSVFLVNLPAMVLLLVLAPILIPEFKDPRPGRFDLLSVPLSMAAVLPLVWGLKELPAEGVKLQYLASVAVGLVFAALFVHRQRTAASPMISPELFRGNGRAFSAAVSLNLISALAMMGSAYFTTQYLQSVLGKSAMEAALWALLPSVLIGFAGPVATALVQRGMNRANVVATGFLISACGYGLLALTDTDSLWLALAGAGVLACGAVIIGSQLTDLALGAAPAEKAGTASSLLETGQEFGGAMGMALLGSIGNAVYHSKIPDSAPTEARETLGGAVAAAHHLPSAAADDLLTAARSAFTEGLHVAALTGTTILLAAAVLAAVTLRRVQVQEPKPEPEPEKAPA from the coding sequence ATGCAGACGAACCCCCGCGCCACCCGCAAGGAATGGACCGCCCTCGCCGTCCTGATGCTCCCGCTGCTCCTGGTCTCGATGGACGTCTCCGTCCTCTACTTCGCGATACCGGAGATCAGCGCCGACCTGGCGCCGAGCGGCACCCAGCAGCTGTGGATCTTCGACATCTACGCGTTCGTGCTCGCCGGACTCCTGATGACGATGGGCTCGCTCGGCGACCGCATCGGCCGCCGCAAGCTGCTCCTCTTCGGCGCCGCCGCGTTCGGTCTCGCCTCGCTCACCGCCGCGTACGCCAACAGCGCCGAGACCCTGATCGCCGCCCGCGCGGTGCTCGGCATCGGCGGCGCGACCCTGATGCCGTCCACGCTGGCCCTGGTGCGCAACCTGTTCCGCGACCCCGGGCAGCGCGCGAAGGCGATCGGCCTGTGGCAGGGCGTCCTCGTCGCGGGCATCGCGCTCGGCTCGGTGCTCAGCGGCGTCCTCGTCGAATACTTCTGGTGGGGCTCGGTCTTCCTGGTCAACCTGCCCGCGATGGTGCTGCTGCTGGTCCTCGCGCCGATCCTGATCCCCGAGTTCAAGGACCCGCGGCCCGGCCGCTTCGACCTGCTGAGCGTGCCGCTCTCGATGGCCGCCGTGCTGCCGCTGGTCTGGGGCCTCAAGGAGCTGCCCGCCGAGGGCGTCAAGCTCCAGTACCTGGCGTCCGTGGCCGTCGGCCTCGTCTTCGCCGCCCTGTTCGTGCACCGCCAGCGCACCGCCGCGTCGCCGATGATCTCGCCTGAGCTGTTCCGCGGCAACGGCCGGGCCTTCAGCGCCGCCGTCTCGCTGAACCTCATCTCCGCGCTTGCGATGATGGGTTCGGCCTACTTCACCACCCAGTACCTGCAGTCCGTACTCGGCAAGAGCGCCATGGAAGCCGCGCTGTGGGCGCTGCTCCCCTCGGTCCTGATCGGCTTCGCGGGGCCCGTCGCCACGGCACTCGTGCAGCGCGGCATGAACCGCGCCAACGTCGTCGCCACCGGCTTCCTCATCTCCGCCTGCGGCTACGGCCTGCTCGCCCTGACCGACACCGACTCGCTCTGGCTGGCCCTCGCCGGTGCGGGTGTCCTGGCCTGCGGCGCCGTCATCATCGGCTCCCAGCTCACCGACCTCGCGCTCGGCGCCGCCCCCGCGGAGAAGGCGGGCACGGCCTCCTCACTCCTGGAGACGGGACAGGAGTTCGGCGGCGCGATGGGCATGGCCCTGCTCGGCTCCATCGGCAACGCGGTCTACCACTCCAAGATCCCTGACTCCGCCCCCACAGAGGCCCGCGAGACGCTCGGCGGCGCGGTGGCGGCAGCCCACCACCTGCCGTCCGCGGCAGCGGACGACCTCCTGACCGCGGCCCGCTCCGCGTTCACCGAAGGCCTGCACGTAGCGGCACTGACGGGCACGACGATCCTGCTCGCGGCGGCGGTACTGGCGGCGGTGACGCTGCGGAGGGTGCAGGTACAGGAGCCGAAGCCGGAGCCTGAGCCGGAGAAGGCTCCGGCCTGA
- a CDS encoding SH3 domain-containing protein, whose translation MKFRLMAPAVAFSALALVGTTVATSGTAVAASKPDCSRQIVNVPAKETVKVRASKKLGATAYSQWNKGKKGSLCNDGHFYKGQKYKLCGKTSTQWLYGSQFGAKRGWIPAACIKWS comes from the coding sequence ATGAAGTTCAGACTGATGGCCCCCGCGGTCGCCTTCTCCGCCCTCGCGCTCGTCGGCACCACCGTCGCCACGAGCGGGACCGCCGTCGCCGCGTCCAAGCCCGACTGCTCCCGGCAGATCGTCAACGTCCCCGCCAAGGAGACGGTCAAGGTGCGCGCCAGCAAGAAGCTGGGGGCCACTGCCTACAGCCAGTGGAACAAGGGCAAGAAGGGCAGTCTCTGCAACGACGGCCACTTCTACAAGGGCCAGAAGTACAAGCTGTGCGGCAAGACCAGCACCCAGTGGCTGTACGGCAGCCAGTTCGGCGCCAAGCGCGGCTGGATCCCCGCCGCCTGCATCAAGTGGTCATAA
- a CDS encoding LysR family transcriptional regulator — MNLESVRAFVAVAEEGQFRHAAARLGISQQAVSKRVAALEDSLGVTLFRRVPTGAALTPDGRTFLPHARAVLVAARQAVESVQRETRPLRVDVLGSRLASTDLLREFHRGHPELPLETVTLTGASAAAQALLDGEIDAAFVHLREPVRDIDSRLDDAPVFLEALEIVVGERHPLAGATSVDLAALAAYEAWMPGIIKGSEWADFYRELADEFGLTIDPTGPDFGIEPLLDVISESRSLITYVGERTRIVWSLHQNLTRIPIVTPTPVYPWSLIWHPGNRHPGLRRLVAHTREHAPRTGLRPSWLPGPSRAAFPR; from the coding sequence ATGAATCTGGAGTCCGTGCGCGCCTTCGTCGCCGTGGCCGAGGAAGGGCAGTTCCGGCACGCGGCCGCCCGGCTCGGCATCAGCCAGCAGGCGGTGTCCAAACGCGTCGCGGCGCTGGAGGACTCCCTCGGCGTGACGCTGTTCCGGCGCGTCCCCACCGGCGCGGCCCTGACGCCGGACGGCCGGACGTTCCTGCCGCACGCCCGCGCCGTCCTCGTCGCGGCGCGCCAAGCCGTGGAGTCGGTGCAGCGCGAGACGCGCCCGCTCCGCGTCGACGTGCTCGGCAGCAGACTCGCCTCGACGGACCTGCTGCGCGAGTTCCACCGCGGTCACCCCGAACTCCCGCTGGAGACCGTGACGTTGACGGGTGCGAGCGCCGCCGCCCAGGCCCTGCTCGACGGGGAGATCGACGCGGCGTTCGTCCATCTGCGCGAGCCCGTACGGGACATCGACTCGCGGCTCGACGACGCCCCCGTCTTCCTGGAGGCCCTGGAGATCGTCGTCGGCGAGCGGCATCCGCTGGCCGGGGCCACGTCGGTCGACCTGGCCGCTCTCGCCGCGTACGAGGCGTGGATGCCCGGCATCATCAAGGGCAGCGAATGGGCGGACTTCTACCGGGAGTTGGCGGACGAGTTCGGTCTGACCATCGACCCGACGGGCCCGGACTTCGGCATCGAGCCGCTCCTGGACGTCATCAGCGAGTCACGCTCCCTGATCACGTACGTCGGTGAGCGGACCCGGATCGTCTGGTCCCTGCACCAGAACCTGACCCGGATCCCGATCGTCACGCCGACGCCCGTCTACCCCTGGTCCCTGATCTGGCACCCCGGCAACCGGCACCCGGGGCTGCGCCGCCTGGTCGCCCACACCAGGGAGCACGCACCCCGCACCGGCCTCAGGCCTTCGTGGCTGCCCGGTCCATCACGCGCCGCATTCCCTCGGTGA
- the serA gene encoding phosphoglycerate dehydrogenase, which produces MSTAANGKPVVLIAEELSPATVDALGPDFEIRKCNGADRAELLPAIADVDAILVRSATKVDAEAIAAAKKLKVVARAGVGLDNVDVSAATKAGVMVVNAPTSNIVTAAELACGLLLATARNIPQANTALKNAEWKRSKYTGVELAEKTLGVVGLGRIGALVAQRMSAFGMKVVAYDPYVQPARAAQMGVKVLSLDELLEVSDFITVHLPKTPETLGLIGDEALHKVKPTVRIVNAARGGIVDEEALHSALKEGRVAGAGLDVYAKEPCTDSPLFQFDQVVCTPHLGASTDEAQEKAGIAVAKSVRLALAGELVPDAVNVQGGVIAEDVRPGLPLAEKLGRIFTALAGEVAARLDVEVYGEITQHDVKVLELSALKGVFEDVVDETVSYVNAPLFAQERGVEVRLTTSSESPDHRNVVTVRGTLSGGEEIAVSGTLAGPKHLRKIVAIGEYDVDLALADHMVVLRYADRPGVVGTVGRVLGEAGINIAGMQVARADVGGEALAVLTVDDTVPQPVLNELAAEIGAESARAVDLTD; this is translated from the coding sequence GTGAGCACTGCTGCCAACGGCAAACCCGTCGTACTCATCGCTGAAGAGCTGTCGCCCGCCACCGTCGACGCCCTGGGCCCGGACTTCGAGATCCGGAAGTGCAACGGCGCGGACCGCGCCGAGCTGCTGCCCGCGATCGCCGACGTCGACGCGATCCTGGTCCGCTCCGCGACCAAGGTCGACGCCGAGGCCATCGCCGCCGCCAAGAAGCTGAAGGTCGTCGCCCGCGCGGGCGTCGGCCTGGACAACGTCGACGTGTCCGCCGCCACCAAGGCCGGCGTGATGGTCGTGAACGCCCCGACCTCGAACATCGTCACGGCCGCCGAGCTCGCCTGCGGCCTGCTCCTGGCCACCGCGCGCAACATCCCCCAGGCCAACACCGCGCTGAAGAACGCCGAGTGGAAGCGCTCCAAGTACACGGGCGTCGAGCTCGCCGAGAAGACCCTCGGCGTCGTCGGCCTCGGCCGCATCGGCGCCCTGGTCGCGCAGCGCATGAGCGCCTTCGGCATGAAGGTCGTCGCCTACGACCCGTACGTGCAGCCCGCGCGCGCCGCACAGATGGGCGTCAAGGTGCTCTCGCTCGACGAGCTCCTCGAAGTCTCCGACTTCATCACCGTGCACCTGCCCAAGACCCCCGAGACCCTCGGTCTCATCGGCGACGAGGCGCTGCACAAGGTCAAGCCGACCGTCCGCATCGTGAACGCCGCGCGCGGCGGGATCGTCGACGAGGAGGCGCTGCACTCCGCCCTCAAGGAGGGCCGCGTCGCCGGTGCCGGTCTCGACGTGTACGCGAAGGAGCCCTGCACGGACTCCCCGCTCTTCCAGTTCGACCAGGTCGTCTGCACCCCGCACCTCGGCGCCTCCACGGACGAGGCGCAGGAGAAGGCGGGCATCGCGGTCGCCAAGTCGGTGCGCCTCGCGCTCGCCGGTGAGCTCGTGCCGGACGCCGTGAACGTCCAGGGCGGCGTCATCGCCGAGGACGTGCGCCCCGGCCTGCCGCTCGCCGAGAAGCTCGGCCGGATCTTCACCGCGCTCGCGGGCGAGGTCGCGGCCCGGCTCGACGTCGAGGTGTACGGCGAGATCACCCAGCACGACGTCAAGGTGCTCGAACTGTCCGCGCTGAAGGGCGTGTTCGAGGACGTCGTCGACGAGACCGTGTCGTACGTGAACGCGCCGCTGTTCGCGCAGGAGCGCGGCGTCGAGGTCCGCCTGACCACGAGCTCGGAGTCGCCCGACCACCGCAACGTGGTCACCGTGCGCGGCACGCTCTCGGGCGGCGAGGAGATCGCCGTCTCCGGCACGCTGGCCGGTCCCAAGCACCTCCGCAAGATCGTCGCCATCGGTGAGTACGACGTGGACCTGGCGCTCGCCGACCACATGGTCGTCCTGCGGTACGCGGACCGTCCGGGCGTCGTCGGCACGGTGGGCCGGGTCCTCGGCGAGGCGGGCATCAACATCGCGGGCATGCAGGTCGCTCGTGCTGACGTGGGCGGGGAGGCGCTGGCCGTTCTCACCGTGGATGACACTGTGCCGCAGCCGGTGCTCAATGAGTTGGCTGCGGAGATCGGGGCGGAGTCCGCGCGTGCGGTTGATTTGACGGACTAG